The following proteins come from a genomic window of Flavobacteriaceae bacterium MAR_2010_188:
- a CDS encoding Uncharacterized conserved protein produces the protein MNLNPFKSDPLQIIVFQSYGTNEHLYVRGRALEDESIDLKQKSFLKLFLNSWKRFEADEIRNTPLNIKLPNNKVVQLVSDNEGYFKADEKIGNLEEMTNDEGWLQFTMSYDDANIKRSIQNENRFPGEMLIPKSDSTFGVISDIDDTIMHTGLVSTLKWRVIYNTIFKTAASRNPLKGAPEFYHMLHRGQSGKFSNPIFYVSHSPWNLYRYLEFFLTENKFPKGPILLRNFPGFFKKKNQSEKPQKQKEIINLLKTYPDLNFILIGDSGEHDPDIYIEIAEQHPDRILAIYLRSVKHHKKMTRVKGLFTDYKTVPVLMVETSEEAIEHARESGFISPDSESTHK, from the coding sequence ATGAATTTGAATCCCTTCAAGTCTGATCCATTACAAATAATCGTTTTTCAATCTTATGGAACAAATGAACATTTATATGTAAGGGGCAGAGCTCTTGAAGATGAATCGATCGACCTTAAACAAAAAAGTTTCTTAAAGTTATTCCTTAATTCTTGGAAGCGGTTTGAAGCCGATGAAATTAGAAATACGCCATTGAATATTAAGCTTCCGAATAATAAGGTAGTTCAGTTGGTATCCGATAATGAAGGATACTTTAAGGCCGATGAGAAGATTGGTAATCTTGAAGAAATGACCAATGATGAAGGTTGGCTGCAGTTTACAATGTCATATGATGATGCGAATATCAAAAGAAGCATTCAAAATGAAAATAGGTTTCCGGGAGAAATGCTTATTCCTAAGAGCGATTCTACATTTGGTGTAATATCCGATATCGACGACACCATTATGCACACTGGGTTGGTTTCAACCTTAAAATGGCGAGTGATTTATAATACAATTTTTAAAACAGCGGCTAGTAGGAATCCGCTTAAAGGTGCGCCAGAATTTTACCATATGCTCCACCGCGGGCAATCGGGAAAATTTAGCAATCCTATTTTTTACGTGAGTCATAGTCCTTGGAATTTATACCGCTATCTAGAGTTTTTCCTTACCGAAAATAAATTTCCCAAGGGACCAATCCTATTGAGAAACTTTCCGGGATTTTTCAAGAAAAAAAATCAATCCGAAAAACCTCAAAAACAAAAAGAAATAATAAATCTTCTAAAGACTTATCCCGATTTAAATTTCATATTAATTGGTGATAGTGGTGAACACGACCCCGATATTTATATTGAAATCGCAGAACAACATCCGGATAGAATCCTGGCAATTTACCTGAGGTCCGTAAAGCATCACAAAAAGATGACCCGGGTAAAAGGTTTGTTTACGGACTATAAAACCGTCCCGGTATTAATGGTAGAGACCAGCGAAGAGGCGATTGAACATGCCAGGGAGAGCGGTTTTATTTCTCCTGATTCTGAAAGTACTCATAAGTAG